From a single Myxocyprinus asiaticus isolate MX2 ecotype Aquarium Trade chromosome 33, UBuf_Myxa_2, whole genome shotgun sequence genomic region:
- the LOC127424682 gene encoding syntaphilin-like: MSLPANRRPSAGSRRKPTAPSSTQHSHGDLSVRSNYSTASCKCTESNTAPRSNPATPRRQVKYEACGENHGIRPPAPEQYLTPLQQKEVCIRHLRARLKENVERLQDRDSEIEDLRMRLTQMQADWIEEECHRIEAQLALKEARKEIQQLQQAVETAQSNLGVNESDQQDCKSEALGVCRVGPRFGASRSCGCSPAHTMSRSATFTRLSSETSPGTTDRNGNVPSDRYIPANRGAMTLPRGDGRTHLLLEAARLSEQVPHSTLCSALTCSSTCERLCIGETALPVSPSCHVVNNCSCGPHAYLPHHHLFLHLPQEEAPPPPQPTPPTAPTSASEVSDRPGFRSQACSPTITWISEGGGGEDLSVITSATCTQDVTLAKPQVFSPSSAATSPAQMSSITEPLPLEDTIEFTSSTTTPMVLTKSQVQQPCPRASLPLELPPQEATIVKVNDEDGVGGACATNEEAESAPPERSHWSRYFLIDLLAVAVPVVPTLAWLCRGAQNEGMPVYNMGSLLRGCCAIALHSLRRVGRGCGPSGTGRATPI, from the exons ATGTCCCTCCCAGCTAACAGAAGGCCATCTGCTGGTTCTCGCAG AAAGCCTACGGCCCCAAGCAGCACTCAACACTCCCATGGAGACTTGTCTGTCCGTAGCAATTACTCAACAGCATCCTGCAAGTGCACAGAGAGCAATACTGCACCACGCTCCAACCCAGCCACTCCACG ACGACAGGTGAAGTATGAAGCCTGTGGTGAAAATCACGGGATCCGTCCACCTGCCCCTGAGCAGTATCTCACCCCACTGCAGCAGAAGGAAGTCTGTATTCGTCACTTACGAGCTCGGCTGAAAGAGAATGTGGAGAGGCTTCAGGACCG AGACTCTGAGATTGAGGATTTACGGATGCGGCTGACTCAGATGCAGGCGGACTGGATCGAGGAGGAATGTCATCGCATTGAGGCCCAACTGGCCTTAAAAGAGGCCCGGAAAGAGATCCAGCAGCTTCAGCAGGCTGTGGAAACCGCACAGTCAAATCTAGGGGTCAATGAGTCAGATCAACAGGACTGTAAGTCTGAAGCTCTGGGTGTATGTAGGGTAGGGCCACGATTTGGGGCGTCTAGGTCTTGTGGCTGCTCTCCGGCCCATACCATGAGTCGCAGTGCCACCTTCACCAGACTGAGTAGTGAGACATCACCTGGCACCACCGACCGTAATGGAAACGTACCTTCTGACCGCTACATTCCCGCCAACAGAGGGGCGATGACATTACCGAGAGGTGATGGGCGCACTCATCTCCTTTTAGAAGCAGCTCGACTGTCTGAGCAAGTCCCACACTCAACGCTATGCTCCGCTTTGACATGCTCCTCCACCTGTGAGAGATTGTGTATCGGAGAGACAGCGTTGCCCGTTAGTCCATCTTGCCATGTTGTGAACAACTGCAGCTGTGGTCCACACGCCTACCTCCCTCACCACCATCTATTTTTGCATCTCCCACAGGAGGAAGCACCTCCTCCTCCTCAACCGACCCCACCAACAGCACCAACTAGTGCATCAGAGGTCAGCGACAGGCCAGGCTTCCGATCACAGGCCTGCAGCCCCACCATAACCTGGATCTCTGAAGGAGGTGGAGGCGAGGATCTGAGCGTCATCACTTCAGCAACCTGCACACAGGACGTTACCCTAGCTAAGCCACAGGTGTTTTCACCATCTTCTGCTGCTACTTCCCCAGCTCAGATGTCTTCCATCACTGAACCTTTGCCGCTAGAAGACACCATTGAATTTACATCATCAACAACGACACCTATGGTGTTGACCAAGTCTCAGGTTCAGCAACCTTGTCCCAGGGCGTCACTACCTTTAGAGTTGCCGCCACAGGAGGCGACGATAGTAAAGGTCAATGATGAAGATGGAGTGGGTGGCGCTTGTGCAACGAATGAGGAGGCAGAATCAGCTCCCCCTGAGAGGAGTCACTGGAGCCGTTACTTCCTGATTGACCTGCTAGCGGTGGCTGTACCTGTTGTTCCAACACTGGCATGGCTTTGCCGAGGAGCACAGAATGAAGGTATGCCCGTGTACAACATGGGCTCCCTGCTGCGTGGCTGCTGTGCCATTGCGCTGCACTCTCTAAGAAGAGTTGGCAGGGGCTGTGGTCCCTCGGGAACAGGCAGAGCGACACctatctaa
- the fkbp1aa gene encoding FKBP prolyl isomerase 1Aa, protein MGVEVETITPGDGSTFPKKGQTCVVHYVGSLTDGRKFDSSRDRGKPFKFKIGKQEVIRGWDEGVAQMSVGQRAKLTCTPDFAYGSKGHPGIIPPNATLIFDVELLGLE, encoded by the exons ATGGGAGTCGAGGTCGAAACCATTACTCCTGGAGACG GAAGTACTTTCCCTAAAAAAGGGCAGACCTGTGTCGTGCACTACGTGG GCTCTTTGACAGATGGACGTAAATTTGACTCTTCCCGGGACCGGGGCAAACCTTTCAAATTCAAGATTGGCAAGCAGGAAGTGATCCGTGGCTGGGATGAGGGAGTAGCCCAg ATGAGTGTGGGGCAGCGTGCCAAGCTGACTTGCACTCCGGACTTTGCTTATGGGAGCAAGGGCCACCCAGGCATCATTCCTCCCAATGCCACCCTCATATTTGACGTGGAGCTGCTTGGCTTAGAATAA